From Mycteria americana isolate JAX WOST 10 ecotype Jacksonville Zoo and Gardens chromosome 4, USCA_MyAme_1.0, whole genome shotgun sequence, one genomic window encodes:
- the NMU gene encoding neuromedin-U, which yields MGNLCHQQPPAATPQRCLGKAGDGAALPGSPLLLLLLLLLASSMSPCKGAPMPSQALKADQDLQLWKEIDDACSAYLSTDSQPQASSALEELCFLVVGFLQKPQGLDEKDNTKRFLFHYSKIHDSGNSDIMSSVLHPLLQLVPQLNERRLKRYKVDEELQGPGGIQSRGYFFYRPRNGRRSVDFR from the exons ATGGGAAACctctgccaccagcagccccccgcagccaccccccagcgctgcctggggaaggcaggggacggcgcggcgctgccggggtccccgctgctcctcctcctcctcctcctcctcgcctcctCGATGTCTCCTTGCAAAG GTGCACCGATGCCATCCCAAGCACTCAAGGCAGATCAGGATTTGCAGCTGTGGAAAGAG ATAGACGATGCATGTTCTGCCTACCTGTCCACAGATTCTCAGCCTCAG GCGTCCAGTGCGCTGGAAGAACTTTGTTTTCTGGTTGTGGGATTTCTCCAGAAACCACAG GGTTTAGATGAAAAAGACAACACCAAAAGG TTCTTATTTCATTATTCTAAGATTCATGACTCAGGCAACTCAGACATTATG TCGTCTGTCCTGCATCCTTTGCTGCAACTTGTTCCCCAGCTTAATGAGAGAAGACTGAAGCGATACAAAGTGGAC GAAGAACTTCAAGGACCTGGAGGGATTCAAAGTAGAGGCTACTTTTTCTACAGG CCACGCAACGGAAGGAGATCTGTGGATTTTCGCTAA